One genomic segment of Mangifera indica cultivar Alphonso chromosome 6, CATAS_Mindica_2.1, whole genome shotgun sequence includes these proteins:
- the LOC123218412 gene encoding berberine bridge enzyme-like 21: MEKSSSLLLLLLLLHVSFPWASSNSVYETFLQCLTHQANSTQVSNIVYSQTNASYTSVLRAYIRNARFNSSSTPKPFLIMTPLQESHVQAAVICTKQVGYQLKIRSGGHDFEGISYISDHPFFILDMGNLRSVSVDIREETGWVEAGATLGEVYYAIWEKSKVHGFPASICPSVGVGGHLSGGGYGNMLRKYGLSTDNVVDAKIVDVEGRILDRKAMGEDLFWALRGGGGASFGVVLSYKIKLVAVPEMVTVFRIERVLEENAIEVAYKWQLVAPVTDNNLFMRMLIQPITRNKNKTIRISIVTLYLGGAESLVSLLAKDFPELGLKKENCMEMSWADSILWWYKLNNGTSFSASALLDRELDSAIFLKRKSDYVQKPIPKNSLMLLFETLIELDKTGLVFNPYGGRMSEISSSETAFPHRAGNLFKIQYSVNWYKPDIEVEKNCTFQIRSLYNFMTPFVSKNPRRAYLNYRDLDIGINHNRKDSVNEGEVFGLKYFNENYERLVKVKTMFDPENFFWNEQSIPPQPSVKSMQWTSNSISWKLLGVLFLMYSLLFCRIILT; encoded by the exons ATGGAAAAATCAAGTTCTTTACTTCTGCTTCTTCTTTTACTCCATGTTTCCTTTCCATGGGCTAGTTCTAATTCAGTCTATGAAACCTTTCTCCAATGCTTAACTCATCAAGCAAACTCCACACAAGTCTCCAACATAGTCTACAGCCAAACAAATGCATCGTACACCTCAGTTTTACGAGCGTATATCAGGAACGCCCGGTTCAATTCTTCATCAACGCCAAAGCCTTTCCTTATCATGACCCCATTACAAGAATCCCATGTTCAAGCAGCCGTTATTTGCACCAAACAAGTTGGCTATCAGCTCAAAATCCGCAGTGGCGGCCACGACTTTGAGGGCATATCGTATATCTCTGACCACCCCTTTTTTATTCTTGATATGGGGAATCTACGATCTGTATCTGTTGACATAAGAGAAGAGACGGGGTGGGTTGAAGCCGGCGCCACATTGGGTGAGGTTTACTATGCGATTTGGGAAAAGAGTAAAGTTCATGGCTTTCCAGCTAGTATTTGCCCCAGTGTTGGTGTCGGTGGGCATTTGAGTGGCGGCGGTTATGGCAATATGTTGAGAAAATACGGCTTGTCGACTGATAATGTTGTGGATGCAAAGATTGTTGATGTTGAGGGGAGAATTCTTGATAGAAAAGCAATGGGGGAGGATCTTTTTTGGGCGCTTAGAGGAGGCGGTGGAGCAAGTTTTGGGGTTGTTTTATCTTATAAAATCAAGTTGGTTGCTGTTCCTGAAATGGTTACTGTATTCAGAATTGAAAGAGTTTTGGAAGAAAATGCGATTGAGGTGGCCTATAAATGGCAGCTTGTGGCACCAGTGACTGATAATAATTTGTTCATGAGAATGCTTATACAGCCCATTACTCGAAATAAGAATAAGACAATTAGAATATCGATTGTGACATTGTATTTAGGCGGGGCTGAGAGTCTTGTGTCTCTGTTGGCTAAGGATTTTCCTGAACTAGggttgaagaaagaaaattgtatgGAGATGAGTTGGGCTGATTCAATTCTTTGGTGGTATAAGCTTAACAATGGCACTTCATTTTCAGCAAGTGCTCTGCTTGATAGAGAACTTGACTCAGCTATTTTCTTGAAGAGGAAATCAGATTATGTTCAGAAGCCAATTCCGAAGAATTCCTTGATGTTGTTGTTTGAAACTTTGATCGAATTGGATAAAACTGGACTGGTTTTCAATCCATATGGTGGGAGAATGAGTGAAATTTCATCATCTGAGACAGCATTTCCACACAGAGCTGGGAATTTGTTCAAGATACAATACTCAGTGAATTGGTATAAGCCTGATATTGAGGTTGAAAAGAACTGCACATTTCAGATAAGAAGCCTTTACAATTTCATGACTCCATTTGTGTCAAAAAATCCTAGGAGGGCTTACTTGAACTACAGAGATCTTGATATTGGCATTAATCACAATAGAAAAGACAGTGTTAACGAAGGTGAAGTTTTTGGGTTGAAGTATTTTAATGAGAATTATGAGAGATTGGTGAAAGTAAAGACAATGTTTGATCCAGAAAATTTCTTCTGGAATGAGCAGAGTATCCCTCCTCAGCCAA GTGTAAAAAGCATGCAATGGACCTCCAACTCAATTTCCTGGAAGCTGCTTGGAGTTCTTTTCTTGATGTACTCGCTTCTCTTTTGTAGAATTATATTGACATAA